The Sorangiineae bacterium MSr11367 genome window below encodes:
- a CDS encoding sensor domain-containing diguanylate cyclase, translated as MDPLVRGSLLVRRIIRRGHGLAFGCALGAYVIAGGATAPLGMATALAVTLFVVLLVPRLRARWSHDRTRSPRSPESVPDVPLLLDLELGVLLTIGLNASLLRFEGTLDGVFAPVIYVLVALVAALARPAAAILVLASVIGFEALVRHYLLLETNFDSLIPHAVFAITFAILNLAFLRVEVARTRAAARARVEAELRRLKDDARSYRLLGAGEANPDAEERLARSSVEEIHQSVHYALDLLRHTLGLHTAVLLWLNDAETHFKISELSTESDDIHDAPIAVGDGVLGAVAARRERVTLGGLKPSYKVPYYAGACPVSVLSAIPVLEGLDALRGVLVIDRRENRAFTAHEEDLAAQAARYCLRAIQNERVFVQLERAKVEQGKLYRAAQALGAATSEQDVLEAGVRAAREIASFDLAAVTIYDEATRIHEVCAAKSANGQIDDLVGMRFSHNTGLVSMVVQNRFPLPYKGQYDPTHQTVLTRRHPWPKLPSLLVLPLLQHEKPLGTLILGARRRNAFGESVRPTLEVLASHLAVSLSNARMVHKLEMMATTDGLTGLLNKRAMLEAATQKVAAAARFGRKLSVMVTDIDFFKKVNDTYGHDVGDVVIKGLADILQRQRRATDLVARFGGEEFVVLCEETNEEGAMLLAERIRQELGKTVFHSANGKLQVTCSIGIATFNPRPASASAAKMNGWDALFKAADEALYVSKRTGRNRCTAAGAPPPPAATARTEPSAGASRLPKTARAR; from the coding sequence ATGGATCCGCTCGTCCGAGGGTCGCTCCTCGTCCGGCGCATCATTCGGCGTGGGCACGGGCTCGCGTTCGGGTGTGCGCTCGGCGCATACGTGATCGCGGGCGGGGCCACCGCGCCGTTGGGCATGGCGACCGCACTGGCCGTCACGCTCTTCGTCGTGCTGCTGGTGCCGCGCCTTCGGGCGCGCTGGTCGCACGATCGGACGCGTTCGCCGCGCTCGCCCGAGAGCGTGCCCGACGTGCCCCTCTTGCTCGATCTCGAGCTGGGGGTGCTGCTCACCATCGGCTTGAACGCCTCGCTCCTTCGCTTCGAAGGGACCCTCGATGGCGTGTTCGCTCCGGTGATCTACGTGTTGGTCGCGCTGGTGGCCGCGCTCGCGCGACCGGCGGCCGCGATCCTCGTGCTGGCGTCGGTCATCGGCTTCGAGGCGCTGGTTCGGCACTACCTCTTGCTCGAGACGAACTTCGACAGCCTGATCCCGCACGCGGTCTTCGCGATCACCTTCGCCATTTTGAACCTCGCGTTCTTGCGCGTCGAGGTTGCCCGCACCCGGGCAGCCGCCCGCGCACGCGTCGAGGCGGAGCTTCGCCGCCTCAAGGACGATGCGCGCAGCTACCGTCTGCTCGGGGCAGGGGAGGCGAACCCCGACGCCGAGGAGCGGCTCGCGCGATCCAGCGTCGAGGAGATTCACCAATCCGTGCATTATGCACTCGATTTGCTGCGCCACACCTTGGGCCTGCACACGGCGGTGTTGCTCTGGTTGAACGATGCCGAGACGCACTTCAAGATCAGCGAGCTGTCCACCGAATCGGACGACATCCACGATGCACCCATCGCCGTGGGCGATGGTGTGCTGGGCGCCGTGGCGGCGAGGCGTGAGCGCGTGACCTTGGGCGGTCTCAAGCCGTCGTACAAGGTGCCGTACTATGCGGGGGCCTGTCCGGTGAGCGTGCTCTCGGCCATCCCGGTGCTCGAGGGACTCGATGCGTTGCGCGGCGTGTTGGTCATCGACCGCCGCGAGAACCGTGCCTTTACCGCGCATGAAGAAGACCTCGCGGCGCAGGCGGCACGGTACTGCTTGCGCGCTATCCAGAACGAGCGCGTCTTCGTGCAGCTCGAACGCGCCAAGGTGGAGCAAGGAAAACTGTACCGCGCGGCGCAGGCGCTGGGCGCGGCGACCAGCGAACAAGACGTGCTCGAGGCCGGCGTGCGTGCGGCGCGTGAGATTGCAAGCTTCGACTTGGCGGCCGTCACCATTTACGACGAGGCCACGCGCATCCACGAGGTGTGCGCGGCGAAAAGTGCGAATGGGCAGATCGACGACTTGGTCGGAATGCGCTTTTCGCACAACACGGGGCTCGTCTCCATGGTCGTGCAGAATCGGTTCCCGCTTCCGTACAAAGGCCAGTACGACCCGACGCACCAGACCGTGCTCACGCGGCGCCACCCGTGGCCCAAGTTGCCGTCGCTTCTCGTGCTGCCGCTGCTGCAGCACGAGAAACCGCTGGGGACGCTCATCCTCGGGGCGCGGCGGCGCAATGCCTTCGGGGAGTCGGTTCGGCCGACCCTCGAGGTGTTGGCCAGCCACCTGGCCGTGAGCCTCTCCAACGCGCGCATGGTGCACAAGCTCGAGATGATGGCCACCACCGACGGCCTCACCGGGTTGCTCAACAAGCGCGCCATGCTGGAGGCGGCGACGCAAAAGGTGGCCGCGGCGGCACGCTTCGGCCGCAAGCTGTCCGTGATGGTGACGGACATCGACTTCTTCAAGAAGGTGAACGACACCTACGGCCACGACGTGGGCGACGTGGTCATCAAGGGGCTCGCGGACATCCTGCAGCGCCAGCGTCGGGCGACCGACTTGGTGGCGCGCTTCGGCGGCGAGGAGTTCGTGGTGCTCTGCGAGGAAACCAACGAAGAGGGGGCGATGCTCCTCGCAGAGCGCATCCGGCAGGAGCTGGGGAAAACCGTGTTTCACTCGGCGAACGGCAAGCTCCAGGTTACGTGTTCGATCGGCATCGCCACCTTTAACCCGCGTCCGGCGTCGGCATCGGCCGCGAAGATGAACGGCTGGGATGCGCTGTTCAAGGCCGCGGACGAAGCGCTCTACGTTTCGAAGCGCACGGGCCGGAATCGGTGCACCGCAGCGGGTGCCCCGCCCCCTCCTGCGGCAACTGCGCGAACCGAGCCATCGGCGGGGGCTAGCCGCCTCCCAAAAACCGCGCGGGCGCGGTAG